From one Nycticebus coucang isolate mNycCou1 chromosome 14, mNycCou1.pri, whole genome shotgun sequence genomic stretch:
- the LOC128564324 gene encoding olfactory receptor 1086-like, with protein sequence MKNITEVTTFVLKGFTDDPGLQITLFLLFLAIYLFTLLGNLGLIILVTGDSRLHTPMYYFLSVLSSVDACYSSVISPNMLVDFISQNKSISFLGCAAQMFLAVTLGTTECFLLAAMAYDRYVAIYNPLLYAVTMSPRVYVPLITASYVGGILHAMLHTVATFSLSFCGSNEIRHVFCDIPPLLALSCSDTRINQLLLFSVAGCIEIVTILIVLVSYGFILAAILRVRSAEAKRKVFSTCGSHLTGVSVFHGTVLFMYVRPSSSYALEQDMIVSIFYTIVIPMLNPIIYSLRNKDVKEAMKKVFGKNHIIRKVHFSH encoded by the coding sequence ATGAAGAACATCACTGAAGTTACCACGTTTGTACTGAAGGGCTTCACAGATGATCCTGGACTGCAGATCACCCTTTTCCTCCTGTTTCTAGCAATCTACCTCTTCACTCTTCTGGGAAACTTAGGGCTGATCATATTGGTCACTGGGGACTCCCGGctccacacccccatgtactaTTTCCTCAGCGTTTTGTCTTCTGTGGACGCCTGCTACTCCTCAGTCATTAGCCCAAATATGTTAGTAGATTTTATATCCCAAAACAAATCCATTTCATTCCTTGGTTGTGCAGCACAGATGTTTCTTGCTGTTACTCTTGGAACCACAGAATGCTTTCTGTTGGCTGCGATGGCTTATGACCGCTATGTAGCCATCTACAACCCTCTGCTGTACGCTGTGACCATGTCACCCAGAGTCTATGTGCCACTCATCACCGCCTCCTATGTTGGGGGAATTCTGCACGCTATGTTACACACAGTGGCCACTTTCAGCCTCTCCTTCTGTGGATCCAATGAAATTAGACATGTCTTTTGTGACATCCCTCCCCTCCTTGCTCTGTCATGTTCCGACACGCGCATAAACCAGCTTCTGCTGTTCTCCGTTGCTGGATGCATTGAGATAGTCACCATCCTGATTGTCCTGGTCTCCTATGGTTTCATACTGGCGGCCATTCTGAGGGTGCGCTCTGcggaagcaaagagaaaagtcTTCTCCACGTGCGGCTCACACCTGACTGGGGTGTCTGTTTTTCATGGCACTGTTCTCTTCATGTATGTAAGGCCAAGTTCCAGTTACGCTTTGGAACAGGACATGATCGTTTCAATATTTTACACCATCGTGATTCCCATGCTGAATCCCATCATCTACAGTTTGAGGAACAAAGATGTGAAAGAGGCCATGAAAAAAGTGTTTGGGAAAAATCACATTATCCGTAAAGTCCATTTTTCACactaa
- the LOC128564323 gene encoding olfactory receptor 8J2-like — translation MSAAGNLSRVAEFVLTGVSDRPELQIPLFFVFLVIYGLTVVGNLCIVTLASVDAQLQTPMYYFLRHLAIINLSNSTVIAPKMLVNFWLTKKTISYYECAAQLGGFLVFIVAEIFMLSAMAYDRYVAICSPLRYLAVVSPRLCRLLVALTYLQSLLTALTVLSCVFSVSFCASNVINHFYCDNVPLLALSCSDTYIAETAVFTFSGTNLFFSMTIVLISYFNIGLAILKIRSSEGRRKAFSTCASHMLAVVVFYGSLLFMYLQPRTNHSLDTDKMASIFYTLVIPMLNPLIYSLRNKDVKNALKRFLANPGQLIKLIKIEN, via the coding sequence ATGAGCGCTGCCGGGAATCTCAGCCGGGTGGCCGAGTTCGTCCTCACGGGGGTCTCGGACCGTCCCGAGCTCCAGATCCCCCTCTTCTTCGTTTTCCTGGTGATCTACGGGCTGACCGTGGTGGGCAACCTGTGCATCGTCACCCTGGCCAGTGTGGACGCCCAGCTGCAGACCCCCATGTACTATTTTCTGCGGCACTTGGCCATCATCAACCTTAGCAACTCTACCGTCATTGCCCCCAAAATGCTGGTTAACTTCTGGCTTACCAAGAAAACTATTTCTTACTACGAATGTGCGGCCCAGCTGGGCGGGTTCTTGGTCTTCATCGTGGCGGAGATCTTCATGCTGTCAGCCATGGCCTACGACCGCTACGTGGCGATTTGCAGCCCTCTGCGCTACCTGGCCGTGGTGTCCCCGCGCCTGTGCCGGCTGCTGGTGGCGCTCACCTACCTGCAGAGTCTGCTCACGGCGCTGACCGTCTTGTCCTGCGTGTTCTCCGTGTCCTTCTGTGCTTCTAACGTCATCAACCACTTTTACTGCGACAACGTCCCCTTGTTGGCCTTGTCCTGTTCTGATACCTACATTGCAGAAACAGCAGTGTTCACTTTTTCGGGGACCAATTTGTTTTTCTCCATGACTATCGTTCTAATATCCTACTTCAACATTGGCCTTGCCATTTTGAAGATACGTTCGTCCGAGGGGCGACGCAAAGCCTTCTCCACCTGCGCCTCCCACATGCTGGCCGTGGTCGTCTTCTATGGCTCCCTGCTCTTCATGTATTTGCAACCGAGGACCAACCACTCGTTAGACACTGACAAAATGGCCTCGATCTTCTACACCCTGGTGATACCCATGCTGAACCCTCTAATTTACAGCCTAAGGAACAAAGACGTGAAGAATGCATTGAAGAGATTTCTGGCTAACCCAGGGCAATTAATCaaactaataaaaattgaaaattaa